GGGATAGAAGAAGACAGCTCAAATGATCGTTGTATATCGATTGAAAAATCTTTAAGATCGCGGTTGTTTACACCGACCATATTCACCTCTTCATTCAAGACCTTTAATTCCTCCTTATTGTGCACTTCCAACAAGATCTCTAAGCCGATGGAGGAGGCAAGCTTGGAAAAAAGTTTTATTTTCTTCTCGTCAAGAACATTAGCAAGCAACAGGATTACATCTGCGCCCAATGCCTTTGATTCAATTATTTGATATTCGTCCACAATGAATTCTTTCCGCAGGATGGGTCCATCTACATGATTGCGAACAGTGTTGAGGTCCTCATCTTTTCCGCCAAAAAATTCCTGATCAGTTAACACAGAGACACCACTGGCACCAGCCATCAAATAGCCGGCAGCGGTGCGCTCTACAGAAATGAGCCGGTTGATATTCCCTTTTGAAGGAGATTTTCGTTTTATCTCAGCAATGATGCCGATCCGATCTTCGCGCAATAGACTTTGCTGCAGCGAAATGGTTGGCCTTCGAAAAAAATCCGAATGTTCTAATTGCTGATAGGTAATATTGATTTTTTTTTCCGCAATTTCTTTCTGCTTATGACT
The window above is part of the Chitinophagales bacterium genome. Proteins encoded here:
- the trpC gene encoding indole-3-glycerol phosphate synthase TrpC, with product MNILEEIISHKQKEIAEKKINITYQQLEHSDFFRRPTISLQQSLLREDRIGIIAEIKRKSPSKGNINRLISVERTAAGYLMAGASGVSVLTDQEFFGGKDEDLNTVRNHVDGPILRKEFIVDEYQIIESKALGADVILLLANVLDEKKIKLFSKLASSIGLEILLEVHNKEELKVLNEEVNMVGVNNRDLKDFSIDIQRSFELSSSIPDGFIKISESGINSPQIVYELKNYGYRGFLIGEHFMKDSRPDLACANFIYGVETFHPEKMPVGR